The following nucleotide sequence is from Acyrthosiphon pisum isolate AL4f chromosome A2, pea_aphid_22Mar2018_4r6ur, whole genome shotgun sequence.
TGTTGGTTGGATGTTGGTGACATATTATACCGCATTGACCGGATTTTCGTATAGTGATCACTCAAGTGGGATGTAGGTCCCTCGGAGCCGATTACAtcgtttttagtaatttaaccGTACCGAATTGTTCGTTAGAGGTGTCATCTTGTCGTCTATTCGCCGCGGTAAAAACTCACCACACTAAAAACAtgcattacaatatatatagataggtaccataTATCCAACCACCTGTGTAACGTGGTTTtctatgtgtgtatgtgttcatattatatatcaataagtaatatatgtgattatttatttatcataccaggtgattattttaacagCGAACACTCAATAGTTTTTACCTAGTTTGataggtaatatacctatacctatattgtttattgtattgtatgacATACAGTGTAAGTAAATAGGTATGTACTCCGGTACAGTAGTACCTACTCATTAAACAAATggacgacattttttttttaataatttattatttttataattacttgaCTAAGGCAAAAGGcgacaaaatgttaaaaaaatcactctgactaaattacaataataaattttaataacagtacctTTGGCTGGGTGTTATCAATGGATAACTTCCCAACCTTAATATTCGCCGTCAATTTTATATTCTCTTCTTTTTTATCAAatctaattattgtacaaaaactgtatagattgtagatgtattttaaataaaaaaaaaataaaaaaaataacagtaccTACGtgatataaaaaccaaattgtatTGACTATATTGAGTATGATATATGTTTTTCTACGTGAAGAACCCAATAACGAgggagtttaaaaattaaaacaaaatgtgaatatttaagtaaaagcaCGTGCTTTACCTTATTTAATCATTCAAATCTTTCACGCACTTATACTGTTGAGACTGtcagagtatatattataataaacaaatatgtaggtataagaaAGACGTAAATTCGTTTTATTATCGattgttttcttttaattatgatcagatgattaaatgtattattaaaaataccaatgaACAATAAAGAATGAATAATACTTTCCCCTGAAATTTGTAagcaataagtaaaaaaaaaaaatattgtaataaaattgttataggtacctattatgttttaaaacataTGTACATAGTTTGCATTTAGGTAATGCactatttgaagtttgaactcgtataaacaataaacattgtaCATTTTCACTGATATTATGGGGACGTACTTCTtggatgaacatttttattttcgtatgATTTTAAAGACGAAATATTAACATTGTTAGTTTGTAtagcataggtattatatttatagtttatctgATACTATACAGTGATtcgctaataataattatctcatagttatgtaaaaataaataaatactatatagataaactgataattaatataaagtgttatttgaatgaataaaatgtcattatgttTAGACGTTTAGTAAGTACTTAAGTTTGTTAGTTCaatgtttcaataaaattaaactgaGTATGTAGTTAAAAGTAATCCATAATAATGACATTTGGAATTAGATTAATTAAGCACTAAATACCACggatttatgaaattttaattaatgtttttatgaaGAATAATAATTGGCTCAAAATCATAACCAGTTTCCATCGAAtcagtatacgtatataataaattattttcatttatatttatacttcatCTAGGTATTATGagttttaagaaattaattagTGAAAACTTTGGAAATTTGAGTtggaaaatattacttatattataaaccgtAAATATGTaccactgtacctatatatactttcCACTTtctagtaggtatacattttattaaactcGTTATTTTAGATCCTGAGCAAAGTgatgatgtattgattttacaatgatgtgtcttTTTTGTCTGAAGATTCTAGTTCAATACTAtagtaaatagataaaaattactAGTGTACttacttttcttaataattgaaaaaatcaaatattgtgtctatcttttataatgttttttttttatataggtatacatatatatatatatattgataaaaattgttttaccgGTCAATAAGCTTGAAAAATGAATACCAGGACTAAGTTATTATAAGGTGTTATTAAAGCGATtcgaaaatattaaagatacatctAGCCATATAGGAACGATATTTCTTATacgcatttgaagttcaaatttggacgatattatatatttccaaGGCCGTAGGTACTAAGATTGTACTCAGAACTCAACAACGTCATCAGCAAAGCTTGCTCGTCCGCCGTTTCGCCGAGTGTAAGCGCGTATTTATTTTCTCTGTTGCAGAAATGCAGAGTTAATTTTATTGGTAGGAACTAGAAATAGAACTAACGTCTGCCTGGCATCTTTTATTTAGTTGAGGTAACATATAATTGGCCTATTTTCTATAACAAGCCTTGAGTGTTATAGAAACTGCTAAATCCATTTGTTTCATTAACAAGATACTAGCTCGTTTTGCGTTCAAATTGTTTGTGCAAAACATTATATCGTTTACAAATAAGGTTTTATTTACTCCAAGCTACCTTAAACAATGTGTTGGATAtattagaatttgaaaatatggtcctaaagtataggtacttacttcaaaatttaaaaatcagaattttaataagtgtatatgatataaattaatctATATCCACTCTGGGAAATCTTGCAattcaactattaaaatatatagatgcgTGGATCTTCAAGTATTTTAATCTAAATCTGATTAAATTCACTAAACGGGAACCATATTTAATGCTTACttcctattaatttttaaattattcaaaattatatcaataatgaaTAATCAACGAATcaacagtttataataatagctttactaggtacatattatgtttttttttttcaatggacAATGATGTAGTGAAAATGTTGAGATTTTTCATTGGTTTTtcttcatattaatttattgagttaaagcatcaaaatatattttggtcaTTAGCCTGCACccgtatatcattatattataattttaactttggtTAGGTTAGATATTTTctcataacttataaaattatgacctttattcaataaaatcgggtatatcttaataatattaaataattacagtatttactatttagtaatttgttgacaattaaaaacaacttaaCAATATAGACTATaagagttttataataatatattatatcatgcctCATTGACTATTGTAccctttttataattataggcaAGTATACTTGCCTGTTgtatgttatactattattatttcaaataaatggaaaatatataatattatgtaataacatttgatatttggtataaaaaaatgaaatgactatttattaatatatcagttatattagtacctacctataaatcaGTTCTTATGACCTATaaccacataatattttgtaaaattgctTTGCCGTTTTATAGAAGTGAATAAAATGatatgataatacataattaatacacTTTCATAGTCTGTATGTTTATTACTTCAAGTAATGTTTACCTTTTGGTTGGATATTTCCTGTTACATTGAAATCCTTACGAACTACTACAGAACCGTGATGTCTTTTTCGATTTAATTGTTGATTCAATTGGTGTgttaggtttatttttattcttttcgtCAAAATATAACATGACCTTTTGATTAATATCTTTTATTCTGTTTCTAAACTTTTTATGCGTACAttcattatattgtgtattattatcaaattgcTTGTTTGATATATTGCAACATAAATcgtttgtgttatttttttcatgattttgtttattatttctcCGACAGCATTGACTGATGTCATTGACATCAGAAGACATTTTTTCTCTCCCTAAGTCTTTACATTTTGCACGTTTTTCAGAACACGTCACGTGCAATTGTGGCATTTTCTCGCATTTTCTACTATCGTCATCTTTGCAATGATTGGATAGTGTTTCTATTATTTCAGGAATCGATTGTTTTCCACAAACACAATTGCATGAATAGTTACATTCTGATGATTGAACGTCATTATTAACTTTGCATAAAATGTCTTCGATTTCCTTTAAAAGATTGCAAACTTTATTTAGTCTaacttttatttcttttgatACTTGTTCAGTGTTCATCGTTCTGagtctaaaaaatgtaattaaaaattattggtaaaacagttacaagaaaattaatttaaaccgtattagtaatattattttgtatttcgttTAGTAAACCTAAACTAAGTgtgtacatttaataaaaaaattacatgaatTGCTTGTGttgtaataaagtaaataaaaaaaaaaattataattaattttgttttgtttgttgtGCGAAGTTGATATATTAGGTTATATTATGTCTAGccacttattataatttcaggTGTCAAGTATCTTAATAGTGATATTTTAGTCGAAGCAGTTAGGTTTAGAaatcgtatttataattattgtataggtgtgtcactgtacctatatgaccaaaacaataatttaatgcaaCATTAATCgtgatttttatacataatattatggtattatagaatatcgtacaattttataaagaagaataggtaataatgtaatattagacattagtgtatattatcatacctctacaattattttgattattagtttTCGCTATTGgcaactaataaataataatatatgcgcgtATGgcgtatacacaatataataatatattacacgagTGCAATACGGTTTGACTTGCATCAGGTTGCGTGACGTATATAAAAACGACCACTCAAAAATCATAAGAAaacgtacattattttatattacattattaatgcaGTGaagaactaaattataataataatattcttattgatCATGGAAATCGTAAATTTCTAACAAACGAttgcgatataatatatacctataacaactataaaataataaattgataatatatgaaatatatattatatatattgataaattgaatatattgatACATTGTATCTGTGCgtagcatacatttttattttatcattacaatataactattatttggtACAGGCCGTACAGGTATCTACAACTGTATACGATGTAATTTATAGGTGATTGCCATTACCCTGTGTACTCAGGATCGGTTAGTTGGGTTAGGTAAACACGACACCTCTGCCCGTGGGAACTGTCGTTGAAAAGACAAAATTAACACGTTTTCGCTGTtcatctttaaataataataatacgttttacgACGTTTCGGGCAAATATTGATTTCCAGTTTGCTGACATTGAACAAACGACAGATAAGTCGGTCTTTAACACCAAAGGAACGTTTccgctgtattatattatatattatattcgatgtTTTCTTTTCGTGTTATAATAGGCTAAGCCTTGAAATAACCGAATAAACGTATCTTCATAAACAACAAACAAAAGAATGCAACtacgtttaaaattgaaattatgcAGTTTTTA
It contains:
- the LOC100568594 gene encoding uncharacterized protein LOC100568594, producing the protein MNTEQVSKEIKVRLNKVCNLLKEIEDILCKVNNDVQSSECNYSCNCVCGKQSIPEIIETLSNHCKDDDSRKCEKMPQLHVTCSEKRAKCKDLGREKMSSDVNDISQCCRRNNKQNHEKNNTNDLCCNISNKQFDNNTQYNECTHKKFRNRIKDINQKVMLYFDEKNKNKPNTPIESTIKSKKTSRFCSSS